The segment TATTACCACCTAATGGCTTCAACGATCTCTGCTCATTTCTCAGTAGACAAGGGTTCACACATTGCAATGAATACTTTTAATTGTACCACTGGTGACAGCCTCAGAGATGCCAAGGATTGAGTGGACAGAGAAGAACATCAAACGAGATCCCTCTGCTTCAGGGGAGAGGCACATTAGAGGGGCAATgaggggaagcttgcacagctgcACTTTGGACATTGGATAAAATAAAAACCCATTAGCCTACTCCTCTGAGtccttttctttgaaatttaACTGGATGCTGGGCTGATATTTGAGATATGCCAAATTCAGATACTGTGGACAACCTAGTGATTGATTTGGTATTGTATTGTACTAGCACAGCAGCACCTGTTTGGACCACTTTTGATTTCAGATCTAGTGCCAATCTCACTAAAAGTTAGGAACACAAAATATGTGATAAACAGTCTCTGAAGAGGAGGATCAGCTCTGCGTTTAGCCTACCTTTATATCTAGTTACTTTCAGGAGAAGGCTTTGCATATGGCTCTGAGCATAGGACCCAAGGTGTTCATATATTTATGTATACAATGACCAGGTGAATGAAAAccatctgacaggtttcagagtagcagccgtgttagtctatatccgcaaaaagaaaatccttgcaacaaagcctgttgccaactgtgcccacatatctattcaggggacaccatcacagggcctaataacatcagccacactatcagaggctcgttcacctgcacatccaccaatgtgatatatgccatcatgtgccagcaatgcccctctgccatgtacattggccaaaccggacagtctctacgtaaaagaataaatggacacaaatcagacgtcaagaattataacattcaaaaaccactcgattacagacctaaaagtggcaatattataacaaaaaaacttcagaaacagactccagcgagagactgctgaattggaattaattttcaaactggacacaccattaaattaggcttgaataaagactgggagtgcatgtgtcattacacaaagtaaaactatttccccatatttatttttctcccctactgttcctaacacgttcttgtcaactgctggaaatggcccaccttgagtatcacgacaaaaggttttttttcctctcctgctggtaatagctcaccttacctgatcactctcgtaacagtgtgtatggtaacacccattgtttcatgttctctctgtacataaaatccccctactgtattttccactgcatgcatccaatgaagtgagctgtagctcacgaaagcttatgctctaataaatttgttagtctctaaggtgccacaggtcctccttttctttttgaaaaccatCTGTTTCACTGATGTTACTGCTTTTTTCCCCTGGTTTCTCTATCATTACTTTTCCCATTTCCCTCCCACTGGTCTGCTATGGTTTGTATGTGTTAAACTTAGTCACACTATCAAGCCCATCTTTCTCCTGGACTGGTGGGGCTGGAAAAGTTTTATTAAATTTACACATATGGTATTGTGTATTTTGAATGCTAATTTATCAGGGCTTTGGATATGCATTTACTGAGATTGTATACACCTAAATGAATCCAGCCCCCAAGGAATGGGAGTGAATGCATGGATTCTTAATGCTCTCGGAAAACTACACACAAACTTTCCTTAAATTACAAATCACTAAACCTATTAGTTCTGTGCTAAAGTTTAAGCAGACATCAGCAATATCTACATATACAAACTActgtaataatacctagctcttatgtagcactttttatCTGCAGAgtcagagtttaaggtcagaagggaccagtagatcatctagtctgacctcctgtatgtcataGGTCACCAATACCTGCACATTAAACCCAACAAtcgaaatgagaccaaagtattacaagtCATCAGAGAATAGACTAATTCATGCCACAGTCAGAATTGCAGAGACAAAGGCACACCAGTGTGCAAAGCCCCTGCAATAGCAGGAATAATGGAGGCAGAAAATCCTGGCATGTGACTCATACctacatgctgcagaggaaagcaaaaaaaaccccaaggtcactgccaatctgacctggtggGAAATTCCTGTCCAACCCCACAtaggatgatcagttagaccctgagtatgtgaACAAGAACCAGACAGCCAAGCACCTGACAGAGAATGTTTGGTGCCACCTCATGGCCCTGGCCCATCTCACTCAGTTTCCTATCTCCAGCaatatagatctcaaagcactttatcaaggaggtcagtatcattatccctgttttatagatgcagaaactgaggcacagagaggtgaagtgacttggctaaggtcactctgcaggccagtggcagaatcaggaatagaatccaggtcttctaAGTCCCAGCACAGTGCTCCATCTATTAGGAAGTACTGCTTCAAGTGAAAATCAAATATTGTTACATCCCACTATTCAAGATAATATTTTGCCAATTAAGTAAAATTAATAGTTTTAATCTGTATTTGCCGGACACTGGTATACATCACAGTCTTACATACAATTATGGTATGGGATTGATTTCATCAAGAGATTTTGTTGGTGTGGTATGCATTAAAACATATGATGGAGGTATCTTTACTACTAATTGTAAATTATAAacaatttttgtgtgtatttatCTATTTTGGCTGTGTTCTGGAAGGTTCTTTATTGGTCATTATAAGATGCATTCTGCCTCCTACTCGCATTTAGTACCTTGTTCCACccatagtcccattgaaataaaaatgCACACTATGGGATTAGCTGCAGATTTACGTACTACTCAATTTTAAGTAAAAATAGTGGGATTGAACCTCATTCTTAGAAGATCAGTAGTAGCTTAATCTCATTTTGTTTTATGTACACtaacttttaagaaaaaaaatgttttgcaaatctTTTTACAGGCAGTTTTGTGAGGTGTATACCTACTTTAGAAGCATGCTGTATTATAAATCTTTTTCCATGAATGTAAGAGGCTACTTCTTCTGTAGTAACACTCCTCCTGAATTGCATGTTAGTTATGAGATTTAAATTGCTAAGGGTGATGAATTTATTTCTATTACTTTGTTAGATAAATGATAATCTTACAGATCAATGTTGCTAAATCTAAGGTTTAACTGCATTTCTAGTATAAGCCACATCTATTCAGAGACACAAGTATTCCCATTACCAATAGTTTTCATTTTGTGGGACGTTTAATTGGTATTTGTCTATACGATTTTTCCTGCTtcaccccccaaaaatgtaaagaaataaataGAGTTGAGTTAGGAAGCACTAGAATGGTATCAACTGGGGAGAATGAGGCAGGAAAGAAATTAAAGCTAAAGCTTTAAAGCTTCTTATGTTCTATACTATTACCATTATTTTGTTTCACTTTCTTGAtggattaaaaaaagatataCATTACTTACTTGATCCAGTTGCTTTGAAAGTATTTGTAAAGCAGTggtaatgtttatttaaaaatataaaataatttttttgaagGTAGCTGTTAAAGCTGAAttgcaaaggaaacaaaaaatgtttggttAGCCTTTTAAGTATAAAGTAGGCCTCAATTTAAATTTTGTTAAAGTCCCCTATTAAAACAGGAAAACTAGGATTCAATATTTCTAGTACTAAAAAAGCAGAAAATAGCTTTTTGGAAAAACTAACATTGAGGCGGTCTTGTACAGCATAAAGAGCACAATCTGTTTCCTTTGCAATCCATCTTCCATGCGTGTGGGAAGCATTGAAAAACAGACTGTATGACAGACCTTGGGTATACAAAATAAAGATGACTAACATTTCCCTTTAGAATGTTTCTTTGAGTCAGTTTTTCTGACACACCCATTTGGGCACATATCAGCTAGGGGGCTAATGAGGGCAAGTAACAGATCCAGCCGGTCCATCTTTGTTGGAACCACtcttacataaaaataaattaaatagaaaGTTGATTAAGTAAAtaatgtgcacacacaaaaagcagGGAACAActgtattatttctgttttagTCCTCATTCCTTTGTGTGGGTGTGGCATTTGGGTGATGGCAATGTAAGGTGTTTTTCACACTGGGTACTTCATTTGATCACTGAATAAGTACACTTTTCAAGCACTATGTCTGACATAATAGAGCATGACAGTGGTGTTGTGAAGACCACTGCAGTTAAGGTGCAACACACAGCAAGCATagcttcttcccctctcccccagttgcATTTACTAATTATTGATGTTTGCCAGCTGAGTGACTCTTCTACCCTGAAATACTGCCACACCTTATGGTCTTGGACATAAAGGATCAAATCTCAAAGGTGGTTTTAGTAAACTTTCCTGTCAAAACATACATGCTCTATTAGAAATCTGCATTTAGGGCAATTGTTTGCACAATCATAGATATCTTTTTGAAATCTAGCCTATAGAATGTAATTGCTAGAAATACATATATTGATAACTGTATTAAGTTTTGTATTGTATCATTTGGGGaaagaaacatttcctttttaaaaactactttcaGGTCAACATGACTGACTTGTTTAATCAATAGATTCTTCATTTTTAATTCTGTGTTTTGCTCACTTAACTGTCACTGTGGGCTATCAAAAATGCCACCCATCTCCATCTTGCATCCGTGGTCATAAAAACCCTTGTGGATGTGTGTATTCACCCCTGCCAGAATAAGTATTAATGTCTTATATAAAGTTAGGTCTCTGAAATACAGTAACCTTCTACCTACAAAAATTAAAACTGATCTCATTTTGACTTAGATCTATGAATTTCTGTAGTACTAGTTGTACTCTGGGGACACTTTGGATTTGATTGTagatccaaactttgtggctcAGACCTGCCTCTTCTAACATTGTGATTGAGAGCACCATCACATGAGACTTGCATGTGGTTACACTGGTTTGCTGAAGCTCATTTTCTATGAACTCTGTGTATGCTACATCCCTTCACTTTAATAGAGAGGATATTTCAGCACGTACATTTTGTGGATCATATTCAAAGATTTATTCCTCTCCAGAATTCTCATTGTTggataaatacatattttattttaacatttcagtTCCCTTTCTTACAGGAATCCAGAACATTCCAAACTAATTGTGTTTATCCAGCCAGAACAGGAAGCAATGCTTCTACCTTCAGTGGTGGAGAGAACATTGCTTACTACCCTCATAAATCTAATCACTGAAGCAAGGTCTGGAATAAAGATGCTAAAGAATTATACACCAATGCCAAACATAAGAGGAAAGTTGTATACATATAAATCATATGCAGCTGTCACCTgggttcattttaaaattaaagaatttGAGATCTTTAATATTTTAAGTGTGGTCTATATGGAGAATGTAGATGTGTAGTTTAATTTCATGTACTTCTGTTAGTAGCAGAAATGATGACTAAGCATAACAGTATATGTTTTGCTATTTTTTAGGAAaaagctttttgctttttttttttttaaatcagaacccGAGTTGCCATCAAAACACATAAAATAGAGTCAGACTTCACTGTAACCTAAAGATACAGTGATGTGTTCTGTAACACACATTCACGTCATTTTCTGTGTAAAGTTATTGTGAGATAATTTGTTATGTAGCAATTGTTAATTAGTATGTTCCTCTCAGGAACTAGTCAGTATTTAGGATTGAAGCATAATTTGATTTTGCCCTGGAATTAAAAGCATTGACATTTTAATAGTAAAATATCTCATTAGATTAGTACATCTCAAAGTTATTTTATCTTGAATAAAACAGGCAAGGTATTAACAACTATAAACGTGTTTATTACAAGTTACTTTGCAACAATAATTAGCTAACATTTAAACAGCAATTTTGTAATCAGTCTTCACtggccaagatttttttaaaattatattcctAAATCAATATTGAGGTAAATCAGCAAagtagttaagcatgttcttaagtatCTTTCCAAACTGGGACCTCGCCTAATCAATGGCTGGAAATGCTGACAACTGTCTTGGTGGCTATTCCAACTACAAATAGTAAAAGCCTATTTGTGATTAGAACTGCCTGTAGATGATACTCTGTTCACATTACTGATGTATTTTACCTCTAGCAGTTAGTGACTAACTACTAAGAAAGCAGTACTATTTTCTCTTTATTCCATTAGTTTCACAAGCCCCACCATTCAAGTcagtattttctgtatttttgagtttaaaaaatgttttaacagcAAGAACACCCATGCCCTAATGGATGCCATTTGGTTGATACAAGAACAAGTGTAAGTGTTCTAAACTGGTTTGCAATGTTTTAATATGGGTAGTAACAACTGGAGGATTCATCACATCTAATGTGCATTTTAGGGGAAGGCAGTCTCCATTGCTGCTCTCTTTGGACTAAATAAAACATTAATCTGCTAGTTTAACACAAGAATACATAGTATTAGTCACTTTTAAAAGGAATTATCAATAGTTTTACACTATTAATTGTTGAGGTGGTCTCTTAGTTTCTGTATGCTATTTTGTCACATTACACTTTAAAACAGTACATTTCTTTAATGCATGAATATGATTGTATTACCTCCAAGTGCCAGGGCTTATGGTGTCCTTATTTTTACACCAGTCATCTCTGTATTATGTATATAATAATCACTCTGGTTTAAAATACCTTAATAAACTGTTAGACTGTGGTGAACACAGCATcacattcttttttcctttgtttgtttttaacttttcagAAGATTTATTCATGTGCATTTTGGAAACAGGTTTTAGATTCTTCCATTCAGCCAGGAGTTCCTTTTGCATTTCTGCAGGTAgttcagaaaaaatatttgggTCAACATTAGGAGGAAATACAATTCTTCCTTCTCCTGACGCTTGCTCTCTCTGACCTTCATCCTGAGAGGctgctccaatgggctgctcttgtGTGTCTGAACTGTGGGGCTGAAGAAAATGTTGTTGACTTTGCAAGTTCAATACAATTGAATCAGTGTTATTGAAATTCAGTGATTCCTTAGGTACTTGTTCCATACAGTCATCCATTAATGCACTTTCAGGGTACTCAGGAGGATCCTGTAGACTGAGAATACAATTAGGATTAGGCCTGTGTACCATGGCAGTCTCCATCTCACTGGTAGATTGAAAGTGTTCACTCCATACCAAACTGCTGATACTATGATCTGCTCTTCTGGAATTCGGGGTAGTGCGCATTTGTTCTTGTGCAAAAAATGGTAGTGCTCCTTTAGAAAAAGGTAATGGCTGGCTCAAAACATTCTGTGTATGGATCCTTTCCCCAGTTTTGTCAGAAATAATTTCCCCTTTAATATCTTCTGGAAGCTGACTGAAGACCTCCTGGTCAATGCCAGCGGGAAGCAAATGAAGTGGGCAAACAGGAATTTCAGGTTCTTCTGTGCAGCTTTTGGTTTCTAGTGAAGATTCTCTAGTTCTTATATTTCTAATTCTTCCGTCTGGTACAAAACTGCAGGAGTTCACTTGGTCTTGTGGAACACCTTCCATTTTCTACAGCATAGAATATATTATTTAGCTACATAATGcatatgaaaaatattaaatgattAAAAGGACACCATGTCATAAATACAATTATACTGATAGTGATCCCTTAAATCCTGCTTccacaaacaaaaattaacacTGAATCACCCAGCAACAAAGATTTTTCTATTCAACATAGTACTTAGAGATAGATAATGGACCAGATATTTAAAGAGTTTTGCTGCGGTTGTAAAACAAGTACCCGTCTGGCAGCCCAGCTACATCAAAGTCCTTCAATATGCCTAAATACTTATTTACAGACTGTATCATTAATTTTGCAtctaaagaaaatttaaaaggaCAAAACTTCCAAATTATGTTGCAcccagaaaagaagaatgagccTCTGTGTAAAAGCAATTATCAGAGAAAAGAGAAGATATAAGAGCATGGACACCTGAGAAGTTGGGATAGGGGTAGGGAGTTAACAGAGCTGGATGTCTGCATATAGGTTGTATGATAGATTGTGGAAGGGAAGGTGGTCAGCTATGGACAAATGTGCAGTGAAAAAAGGAGAgaaccaagaacaaaagataTAAACTTTGCACATCTCACCTAACAGAGTAATTGCATACCAAATACTGATCATTATAGACACAAGATCTGTTTGCATGTATAAATGTGTGACTTGAAGTCATGATTACTTGTATGTAACCAAGGACCAGAATTTTGATAAATTAACCTCAAGTTTCTAAATACAAAGTAGATCTTAAATGATCAACAGTACAGTGACTCACAAATACTAAGAATTAAaaaatacagaatcatagaatatcaaggttggaagggacctcaggaggccatctagtccaaccccctcctcaaagcaggaccaatccccaatttttgccccagatccctaaatgacccctcaaggattgaactcacaactctgggtttagcaggtcaatgctcaaaccactgagctatccctccccccaaagaatTCTGGGGTGAAGTgctagctccactgaaatcaatgggagttttactgtgTCTTCAATGAGGCCAAGATTTCAACCATGGTCTTTTGTCAACTTCTCtatatttccattaaaaaaagatCTATATTAAAGTAACACATCATAGTTGATTTAAATTATGTAAGTGAGATTTGAAGATGAAATCCTACCCTTAATTCCTAGCCTGAACAGGGTGAGTTAAGAGCATATGGAAAGTAAAGCAACCCAGTGTTTGAAGACACCCTTATACCTACGTGCAAAAAGGTAAATTAAGGGCACTTTAACACGATTAAATTCAAGCTAAACAGTTAAAGATATTTTATGAGAGAAAGAAATATTTAGATCACTTCAGTTCCACCATGACCTATAGATCACACATTACAGAAGCACTGAGGTTTTCAAAAATGGATGCTGAAAAATTAGGCTCTTAACTTCATACTTAGGTATCTACTtaagtagcctgatttttcagacgTGCTGAGCAGGCAGAagagctcccattaaagtcagtgggaaacCTAAATTTTAGGCATCCACTTCTGAAAACCTTGGCTCCACAAGCTCCTCTCTTTTTCCCACAGTAATAAAGTTTCATTGCCTAGTATTGTCCCATTCAAGACATGGTAATTGAAAACAGATTAATACTACCAAAGAAGGATAGCATAAACTCATCTTGTAAATAGCTTGTACTCAGGAGAGCCCACAGAGTCCCTCATTTTTACTACCGAGATGATATTTGGGACTATAAAACTTCTTAAAGTATTAAGGATACTACAGCATATATATAGTCTCAGTCTGAATTTAATGCACTTGATTTGATTGACAGTTTTTAATAATCTTCAACTTACTTTGCCAGCACTTGAAGGGGGTGACGACCGAGTTAAATAAAATCCTATGGATCCTTTGGCGAGGCTAGGCAGAGCTTTAAGATTTGAGAAGCAGACACTCAGAAGGGTAAGATGAAATGGCATCTCCACTTTTATCATCTTTCTAAACAATTTCATAAGGATACCAACCAGTGGGGCTACAACATCATAGGTTCCTGAAcatgaaatgtaaacaaacagcagAATTAATTTAAATCTTTCTATAAGGGGCTGAATGGAATTAAGGTTTGTGCATGAGATAGTCTGGACTTTTAACACTTTGCACTAATGCGAAATAAGTTAGCATTTACCCTAATTGTTCAATGCACTGAAAAAATCTCAGTTCTTAGGAAATGTGAGGGATTGTAACTACAGTTGTGCCAAGTAAGGCAGCATTTATTTGATCATCTGAAAATAAAGAGACTTAAGTTTACAGTTTTTGACACTTATAAAggttttgtaaaataaatgttatggTTGCAAGAAGTGCCAGATTGACAACCCTAGGGACATGCCCACGGAATCTCTATAGCATAGACATTAATGATACAAGCTCTCCTGTTCTGCCCTGTCATCTCTGTTGAGAAGTGATGTGATAATTGGAAAAGTGGTCaatttaaacaaacacaattaAACTAGGATCCTGCAAATGGAAAAGGCCTTTTTATACAACTGAGAGTAGCTCACTCTCCATTTCTATTAAATCGTCTTCAAACGGATCCAATTAATGACAATGACAATTTGTGTGATACGGCTATCTGACAACAAAGTGCTAGACTATGACCACTTATTTACTTTCGCAGGAGCGTGTGGACCTATCAGAGGGTAATAACTTTTGGTCTCTTCCAATCTAGATCGGGTTCAGAGGTGAAACCCTTTACTAATTCCGGTCTATGATTACAGTATTTTATAAAACTCTATACTTACTAAGAGAGAAAACATAATGATACTGAATAGTAGCGAAGTGATTGGTCAAATATAGGGAAAAGATAAACTCCATATGAAGTTGCAAATGAAAGACTGTGATCCTTATTTAGGATGGACAAACCCTAGCTTCAGAGGACGAAGACTGTATACATGTCACACACTGTTGGATAAGGAGTGATTCAGAAAGATCCTGAAATCTTATAACTAACAGCCACACAAAATTCCTTTCACTCACTCATCCCTTGCatgtaatttctctctcttttctttttggacAGAGATGAGttacatttaattaatttttcaacATCAGGGTAAAAGGCAGGCAAGTATATTTTGTGCCTGGGTTAGTAAACTCCCAAAACAATCTTGCAAGGCTGAGTTAACAACTTTGTTACTTATTGAACAAAGTTATTCCTGCCAGGAAGTCCTGTgtttttaacattgtttcactgaGATACATCTATCACATAAAACCAATGCAATACGCCTCTACCGGGATATAacgtgacccgatataacacgggTTCACATACAACGCGATAAAGcaggcctcccccacagcccagggtctgggaggcaggagctgggggtggggcattttggggggccccgcaggcccagagtggcctaGGTGATTAGCCGGGGGCTGGGAAcagcccgctccgcttccctCACCCTGGCCACAGCCGTGTCGCTAGGGGGTGggatccgccccccccccggcactcaccggcagcagtggaagcggagcagcccagccccagcccgctccactccaccagctcccagctgcggTGCTCTGCTTCCCGTCACCGGTGAATGCGGGgggcgtcctttccccaacctccccgcatTCACCAGTGGCAGGAAGCGGAGTGCCGCAGCTGgaagctggcggagtggagcgggctggggccacgtCGCTCCACTTCCCACCGCAGGTGAGTGTGGAGGGCATCCTTTCCCCAACttccctgcactcaccagcggcgggaagcggagtgccacggctgggagctggctgagtggagctggctggggccaCGTTGCTCCACTTCCCACCACTCCCAGTGAGTGCCTGTCatggggcggggcagtcagggggcagggaggttgggtaggggtgaggtcctgggggtgattagggacgggGTGTCTCTGGAGAGGGCGgacaggggacaaggagcagggggggcaaAGCAAGTTCGATACAATGTGGTTTCACAtataacacggtaagattttttggctcccgcggacagcgttatatcggggtagaggtgtactttaaattaaaaaccagcataTGAAACATTGTTCAGAAACCTAGATTTAAAGTAACTTAAAGCAAAGCAAAGGTAACACTTAATACCTGAAACTTTATTGATACTGAAATTAACAGACTGATAAACCTTCCTTCCCAGAAGGAAGTATCATTTCACCGTTCCTATGAATGTCCCAAATACTTGGGCATTTCTCCAGTTAAAGCAACCCTGGTTAAAATTTCAAACAACATATTGGGCACCAAAGGAATCCTTAACCAAACTAACAACTGACCAAATactttctgaaaacaaaacttCAGAAAAGCTCTTACCTGTCCCAAATTTCTGAACAACATGAGAGGGAATAGGACACTGACGACTCTCCCGACTAAACCATTTATTGGTTGATGAAAATTTACGGATGGTTAATCTTATTGTATGTGGCTTTCTTCCATCTTTGGATATTCTGAAGAAAATAAAGGTGTGCAGAGCAATTAACATTACCACTGCTTTACAAATACTTTCAAAGCAACTGGATCAAGTAAGTAATGtatatctttttttaatccaTCAAGAAAGTGAAACAAAATAATGGTAATAAGAAGCTTTAAAGCTTTAGCTTTAATTTCTTTCCTGCCTCATTCTCCCCAATTGATACCATTCTAGTGCTTCCTAACTCAACTCTATTTACTGGCAATGTCTATTTATTTCTTCACATTTTTTACAAATGGTTTCAATAAATAGTTTTTGTTTAGTATTGCACACAGTTGAAGACTGGTAGAAAAAAACTTACTGTTTTATTCACTTAAGGAAAAAATCTCTACATTAGTAAAgaaagtggtggaagccccattgcttgagATTTTTTAGACATGGACTGCTGGAAGTACTAGAATATGGTTCTCAACCTAGAGATGCAACCATCTTGTCCATCCCATATTGCTAAGTGGTAGTAAGGTCCCAGTATTAAAAGGCAGTCCTGGTATGTAAAAGGTTGAGAATGACTGTACTAGAAAATATGTTGAAGGGAACAATTCTGCCCTGACAGAGTGGAAGGCTAACATCCTCCACCCCTGTGGTGTCCTGGAACCCTGGATCCAAGCCTGGGGTTAGcacaatttgtgtgtagatggaaggggagTTAGGCCTGAGCCTGAATTTGAACCCTCAGCTTACACTGAAGTGTAAACATACTTCTGGTGGCTACATAATCAAGACAGGAGATAAGGGGAATGAATTAATTCTTCCTGTCTGTACAAAAATAAATGGAAGTATCTTGATGATGATGTGGGAGAAGCAGAATTTGGATACTGCCTGGATGTGAGTGGTAATGGAAAGCGAAGAGCTGAAGATGACACCGAGGTTATAAGCCTGAGTTACAGGAATGATGATGGTGTTGTCTGCGGTTGTGCAGAACAGCAGAAGGCAAGATAAGGAGTGCAGTTTTGGCCACGTTAAGCTTAAGTTGATGGCACAACATTAAAGAGATGTCAGAGAAACCAGCTGAGATGCAAGGTCTAACCAAGGGAAGCAGTCAGAAGTGAAGATGGGAGACAGCAGCATAACAATAGTAACTGAAACCATTCAAGTGGATAAGATTACCCAGGGACAGGGTAGAGAGAGAAAAGTTTCAATGGAGTGGAGAGGGTGAAAGCCagactgggggagaggagcaggatgGAGTTGCAGGAGGGGAATTTGAGGCCACAGTTGTAGAGGACACATTTCACAAGTTCAGAGATAAAGGTAATGAGGAAGTAGTTAGAGAGGCAGGTGGGGTTGAGGGGCAGCATTCTGAAGATAGAAGAGACCAAAGTATGCTCtgcaaaatataaaacaaacctTACATATGCCCAGTGTTCTTTCAGGTCACAAACACAGTCAGCAATAAGAACAAATGAAGACAGTCACCTGTCTAAAAGGTTAGCAAGTAgttcttccattttctttttaacttcCACTTCtgatgaacattt is part of the Eretmochelys imbricata isolate rEreImb1 chromosome 5, rEreImb1.hap1, whole genome shotgun sequence genome and harbors:
- the POLI gene encoding DNA polymerase iota isoform X1, which produces MELPEEEEEEPDWLCPEPGGPWSHAAPARGSSATLGAQSGNGKTVPSGSTAHRVIVHTDLDCFYAQVEMIRNPELRDRPLGVQQKYLVVTCNYEARKLGIQKLMSVRDAKEKCPELVLVNGEDLTQYREMSYKVTELLEEFSPLVERLGFDENFVDITELVEKRLAQLQRDGCSKVSVSGHVYNNQTVNLHDVMHIRFVIGSQIAAEMREAMYNRLGLTGCAGVASNKLLSKLVSGTFKPNQQTVLLPESCQDLVGSLDHIRKVPGIGYKTTKRLELLGLSSVRDLQTFSPVILEKELGVSIAQHIQKLSYGEDDSPVASSGPPQSLSDEDSFKKCSSEVEVKKKMEELLANLLDRISKDGRKPHTIRLTIRKFSSTNKWFSRESRQCPIPSHVVQKFGTGTYDVVAPLVGILMKLFRKMIKVEMPFHLTLLSVCFSNLKALPSLAKGSIGFYLTRSSPPSSAGKKMEGVPQDQVNSCSFVPDGRIRNIRTRESSLETKSCTEEPEIPVCPLHLLPAGIDQEVFSQLPEDIKGEIISDKTGERIHTQNVLSQPLPFSKGALPFFAQEQMRTTPNSRRADHSISSLVWSEHFQSTSEMETAMVHRPNPNCILSLQDPPEYPESALMDDCMEQVPKESLNFNNTDSIVLNLQSQQHFLQPHSSDTQEQPIGAASQDEGQREQASGEGRIVFPPNVDPNIFSELPAEMQKELLAEWKNLKPVSKMHMNKSSEKLKTNKGKKNVMLCSPQSNSLLRYFKPE
- the POLI gene encoding DNA polymerase iota isoform X2, translating into MELPEEEEEEPDWLCPEPGGPWSHAAPARGSSATLGAQSGNGKTVPSGSTAHRVIVHTDLDCFYAQVEMIRNPELRDRPLGVQQKYLVVTCNYEARKLGIQKLMSVRDAKEKCPELVLVNGEDLTQYREMSYKVTELLEEFSPLVERLGFDENFVDITELVEKRLAQLQRDGCSKVSVSGHVYNNQINLHDVMHIRFVIGSQIAAEMREAMYNRLGLTGCAGVASNKLLSKLVSGTFKPNQQTVLLPESCQDLVGSLDHIRKVPGIGYKTTKRLELLGLSSVRDLQTFSPVILEKELGVSIAQHIQKLSYGEDDSPVASSGPPQSLSDEDSFKKCSSEVEVKKKMEELLANLLDRISKDGRKPHTIRLTIRKFSSTNKWFSRESRQCPIPSHVVQKFGTGTYDVVAPLVGILMKLFRKMIKVEMPFHLTLLSVCFSNLKALPSLAKGSIGFYLTRSSPPSSAGKKMEGVPQDQVNSCSFVPDGRIRNIRTRESSLETKSCTEEPEIPVCPLHLLPAGIDQEVFSQLPEDIKGEIISDKTGERIHTQNVLSQPLPFSKGALPFFAQEQMRTTPNSRRADHSISSLVWSEHFQSTSEMETAMVHRPNPNCILSLQDPPEYPESALMDDCMEQVPKESLNFNNTDSIVLNLQSQQHFLQPHSSDTQEQPIGAASQDEGQREQASGEGRIVFPPNVDPNIFSELPAEMQKELLAEWKNLKPVSKMHMNKSSEKLKTNKGKKNVMLCSPQSNSLLRYFKPE